CCTCTCCCCTCTCCCAGGTGCACCTCCATCCCTGAGACATGTCCTGCTGTGACCAATGCGTGCCATGCCAGCCCTGTGGCCCAACtcctctggccagcagctgcaatgagccctgtgtcaggcagtgccagaactccaccattgtcatccagccctctcccgtggtggtgaccctgcccggacccatcctcagctccttcccacagaacaccgccgtcggatcctccacctccgctgctgttggcagcatcctcagctctgagggtgtgcccatcacctcggggggctttgacctctcctgcatttcc
This region of Meleagris gallopavo isolate NT-WF06-2002-E0010 breed Aviagen turkey brand Nicholas breeding stock unplaced genomic scaffold, Turkey_5.1 ChrUn_random_7180001996532, whole genome shotgun sequence genomic DNA includes:
- the LOC109365256 gene encoding feather keratin Cos1-1/Cos1-3/Cos2-1-like encodes the protein MSCCDQCVPCQPCGPTPLASSCNEPCVRQCQNSTIVIQPSPVVVTLPGPILSSFPQNTAVGSSTSAAVGSILSSEGVPITSGGFDLSCISNRYCGRRCNPC